One genomic region from Haloprofundus salinisoli encodes:
- a CDS encoding flippase activity-associated protein Agl23: MTSDDGVGASAPTNAVTRSETETATPEPLLTGARTLYAVLAVTALALLVRVVGLGARIMHWDEGRVGYWALRYHENGEFFYRPIIHGPFLPVVNDWVFTLIGISDFSARLVVAVVGGLFPLAAWLFREHLDDTEVVGLALVLAANPLLVYYSRFMRNDALVAAFAVFALGFVVRAVDTGRLRYLYLAGASMGLAFTTKENALLYVVCYLGAATLVFDHRLVDIAARGDSVAGYLRSRPAWAKRRLTSRWNTVEYGAGVLAVNLLGAFAVFLAVVAFFYAPRPELWQALGNPAALLDVLDEATIGAAESFYDSWADGGHQDHPYLPFFYGLSETLVYGAGVALVFAVVGLAVDGYGSHGARTGDSGDGGRRGRRWLVAFGFYWGVASLIGYPIATDIEAPWAAVHVVVPLAFPASVGIAYLYRETRASVATRDTVSIGLAAIVVVAALSGVVGANAAYMDSTSQEDKEVLQWAQPENDLKTTMQKVERIAEANDGVDVLFYGSYHPTTDEELLYVEDESSLDRMPPGGPSWHSRLPLPWYLERAGANVTSTEPSEERTELQNPPPVVIAYEWEAEEVRSQLPEYTEHRHLFRLWSDEIVVYIDESAIPEE, encoded by the coding sequence ATGACTAGCGACGACGGAGTCGGTGCGTCGGCACCGACGAACGCCGTCACCCGTTCGGAGACGGAGACGGCGACGCCGGAACCGCTCCTGACCGGCGCTCGGACTCTCTACGCAGTCCTCGCCGTCACCGCCCTCGCCCTCCTCGTACGCGTCGTCGGCCTCGGCGCGCGAATCATGCATTGGGACGAAGGCCGAGTCGGCTACTGGGCGCTGCGCTACCACGAGAACGGCGAGTTCTTCTACCGCCCCATCATCCACGGCCCCTTCCTGCCCGTCGTCAACGACTGGGTGTTCACGCTCATCGGTATCTCGGATTTCTCCGCGCGTCTCGTCGTCGCCGTCGTCGGTGGTCTCTTTCCGCTGGCGGCGTGGCTGTTCCGCGAGCACCTCGACGACACCGAAGTCGTCGGCCTCGCGCTCGTCCTCGCGGCCAATCCTCTCTTAGTCTACTACTCGCGGTTCATGCGAAACGACGCGCTCGTCGCCGCGTTCGCGGTGTTCGCGCTCGGTTTCGTCGTCCGCGCCGTCGACACCGGCAGACTCCGCTATCTCTACCTCGCGGGTGCGTCGATGGGGCTCGCGTTCACGACGAAGGAGAACGCGCTGCTGTACGTCGTCTGTTATCTCGGGGCCGCGACGTTAGTGTTCGACCACCGCCTCGTCGACATCGCCGCTCGCGGCGACTCCGTCGCCGGCTATCTGCGTTCGCGGCCGGCGTGGGCCAAGCGGAGGCTGACGAGTCGGTGGAACACGGTCGAGTACGGCGCGGGCGTCCTCGCGGTCAACCTCCTCGGGGCGTTCGCCGTCTTCCTCGCCGTCGTCGCGTTCTTCTACGCGCCGCGGCCGGAGCTCTGGCAGGCGCTCGGGAATCCGGCGGCGCTGCTCGACGTCCTCGACGAGGCGACGATAGGCGCCGCCGAGTCGTTCTACGACAGTTGGGCCGACGGCGGCCACCAGGACCACCCGTACCTGCCGTTCTTCTACGGCCTCTCGGAGACGCTCGTCTACGGCGCGGGCGTCGCTCTCGTCTTCGCCGTCGTCGGCCTCGCCGTCGACGGGTACGGCAGTCACGGCGCACGGACTGGCGACAGCGGCGACGGCGGACGCCGGGGCCGCCGGTGGCTCGTCGCGTTCGGCTTCTACTGGGGCGTCGCCAGTCTCATCGGCTACCCCATCGCCACCGACATCGAAGCGCCCTGGGCGGCCGTCCACGTCGTCGTCCCGCTGGCGTTCCCCGCGAGCGTCGGTATCGCCTACCTCTACCGCGAGACCCGCGCGTCCGTCGCCACCCGCGACACGGTCAGTATCGGTCTGGCCGCGATCGTCGTCGTCGCGGCGCTGTCGGGCGTCGTCGGGGCGAACGCCGCCTACATGGACAGCACCAGTCAGGAGGACAAGGAGGTGCTCCAGTGGGCGCAGCCCGAGAACGACCTGAAGACGACGATGCAGAAAGTCGAGCGAATCGCCGAGGCGAACGACGGCGTCGACGTGCTGTTCTACGGCAGCTACCACCCGACGACAGACGAGGAACTGCTGTACGTCGAAGACGAGTCGAGCCTCGACCGGATGCCGCCGGGCGGTCCCTCGTGGCACAGTCGCCTCCCGCTGCCGTGGTATCTCGAACGCGCCGGGGCGAACGTGACGAGCACCGAACCGAGCGAGGAGCGCACGGAGTTGCAGAATCCCCCGCCGGTCGTCATCGCCTACGAGTGGGAAGCCGAGGAGGTGCGGAGTCAGCTCCCCGAGTACACCGAACACAGACATCTGTTCCGCCTCTGGAGCGACGAAATCGTCGTCTACATCGACGAGTCGGCGATACCCGAGGAGTGA
- a CDS encoding pyridoxal phosphate-dependent aminotransferase: protein MSYEFDFSERVGRVEPSATLAISNLAGELEADGVDVVDLSVGEPDFPTPETVIRAGQEAMESGHTGYTSSNGIAELREVIAEKLRGDGIDANADEVIVTPGGKQALYETIQTVVDDGDEVVLLDPAWVSYEAMVKLAGGNLSRVDLSPHEFQLEPALDELSDAVSDDTELLVVNSPSNPTGAVYSDAALEGVRDLAVDHDFAVISDEIYEQITYGVEHTSLAALEGMEDRTITINGFSKAYSMTGWRLGYLHAPEALVSEAGKLHSHSVSCAVNFVQHAGVEAITNTDAAVGQMVQAFEERRDMLVEMFDERGVDVPTPDGAFYMMIPVGGGEPRADDQQWCENAIQEAHVATVPGSAFGAPGYARISYAASKERLREAVERLDDGGML from the coding sequence ATGAGCTACGAATTCGACTTCTCCGAACGTGTTGGCCGTGTCGAACCGAGCGCGACGCTCGCCATCAGCAACCTCGCGGGCGAACTCGAAGCCGACGGCGTCGACGTCGTCGACCTCTCGGTCGGCGAACCCGACTTCCCGACGCCCGAGACCGTGATTCGCGCCGGACAGGAGGCGATGGAGTCGGGACACACCGGCTACACCTCCTCGAACGGTATCGCCGAACTCCGCGAGGTCATCGCCGAGAAACTCCGCGGCGACGGCATCGACGCGAACGCCGACGAGGTTATCGTCACCCCCGGCGGCAAGCAGGCGCTGTACGAAACGATACAAACCGTCGTCGACGACGGCGACGAGGTCGTCCTACTGGACCCGGCGTGGGTCTCCTACGAGGCGATGGTCAAACTCGCTGGCGGCAACCTCTCGCGCGTCGACCTCTCGCCCCACGAGTTCCAACTCGAACCGGCGCTCGACGAACTTTCGGACGCTGTCTCCGACGACACCGAACTCCTGGTCGTCAACTCGCCGAGCAACCCGACCGGTGCGGTGTACTCCGACGCGGCGCTCGAAGGCGTCCGCGACCTCGCGGTCGACCACGACTTCGCGGTCATCTCCGACGAGATTTACGAGCAGATTACCTACGGCGTCGAACACACGAGCCTCGCCGCGCTGGAGGGGATGGAAGACCGGACCATCACCATCAACGGGTTCTCGAAGGCGTACTCGATGACCGGGTGGCGACTCGGCTACCTCCACGCGCCTGAGGCGCTCGTCTCCGAGGCGGGGAAACTCCACAGCCACTCGGTCTCGTGCGCGGTGAACTTCGTCCAGCACGCGGGCGTCGAAGCCATCACGAACACCGACGCTGCGGTCGGCCAGATGGTGCAGGCGTTCGAGGAGCGCCGCGACATGCTCGTCGAGATGTTCGACGAGCGCGGCGTCGACGTTCCCACCCCCGACGGCGCGTTCTACATGATGATTCCCGTCGGCGGCGGCGAGCCGCGAGCGGACGACCAACAGTGGTGCGAGAACGCGATTCAGGAGGCTCACGTCGCTACCGTCCCCGGAAGCGCCTTCGGCGCACCCGGCTACGCCCGCATCTCCTACGCGGCGAGCAAGGAGCGCCTGCGGGAGGCCGTCGAGCGGTTGGACGACGGCGGGATGCTGTAG
- the ribH gene encoding 6,7-dimethyl-8-ribityllumazine synthase, whose amino-acid sequence MVTLGLVAARFNSSVTEEMEATARDAAETRGATVAATVHVPGAYDAPLAADRLARRDDIDAVAVVGAIVTGDTDHDRVIADATAQGLTRVSLDRDVPVTFGVSGPGMSGAEARERVGKGADAVDAALDLLEELP is encoded by the coding sequence ATGGTCACACTCGGACTGGTGGCGGCGAGATTCAACTCGTCGGTTACCGAGGAGATGGAGGCGACCGCCCGCGACGCGGCCGAAACACGCGGCGCGACGGTCGCCGCGACGGTCCACGTGCCGGGCGCGTACGACGCCCCGCTGGCGGCGGACCGCCTCGCTCGCCGCGACGACATCGACGCCGTCGCCGTCGTCGGTGCGATCGTCACCGGCGACACCGACCACGACCGTGTCATCGCCGACGCGACGGCACAGGGGCTCACTCGGGTGAGCCTCGACCGCGACGTACCCGTCACCTTCGGCGTCAGCGGTCCGGGAATGAGCGGCGCTGAAGCGCGAGAACGCGTCGGCAAGGGAGCCGACGCCGTGGACGCCGCACTCGACCTACTGGAGGAACTTCCATGA